Proteins encoded by one window of Cervus canadensis isolate Bull #8, Minnesota chromosome 18, ASM1932006v1, whole genome shotgun sequence:
- the GPR4 gene encoding G-protein coupled receptor 4, with product MGNRTLEGCHVDSRVDHLFPPSLYIFVIGVGLPTNCLALWAAYRQVRQRNELGVYLMNLSIADLLYICTLPLWVDYFLHHDNWIHGPGSCKLFGFIFYTNIYISIAFLCCISVDRYLAVAHPMRFTRLRRVKTAVAVSSVVWATELGANSAPLFHDELFRDRYNHTFCFEKFPMEGWVAWMNLYRVFVGFLFPWALMLLSYRGILRAVRGSVSTERQEKVKIKRLALSLIAIVLVCFAPYHVLLLSRSAVYLRRPRDCGFEERVFSAYHSSLAFTSLNCVADPILYCLVNEGARSDVAKGLHHLLRFLASDKPQEMANASLTLETPLTSKRNSMAKAMAAGWGAALPTQGDQVQLKMLPPAQ from the coding sequence ATGGGCAACCGCACCTTGGAGGGCTGCCACGTGGACTCTCGGGTGGACCACctcttcccaccctccctctACATCTTCGTCATCGGCGTGGGGCTGCCCACCAACTGCCTGGCCCTGTGGGCCGCCTACCGCCAGGTGAGGCAACGCAACGAGTTGGGCGTGTACCTGATGAACCTCAGCATCGCTGACCTGCTGTACATCTGCACGCTGCCGCTGTGGGTGGACTACTTTCTGCACCACGACAACTGGATCCATGGCCCCGGCTCCTGCAAGCTCTTCGGGTTCATCTTTTACACCAACATCTACATCAGCATTGCCTTCCTGTGCTGCATCTCGGTGGACCGGTACCTGGCCGTGGCCCACCCGATGCGGTTCACCCGCCTGCGCCGTGTCAAGACGGCCGTGGCCGTGAGCTCCGTGGTCTGGGCCACGGAGCTGGGCGCCAACTCGGCACCCCTGTTCCATGACGAGCTCTTCCGCGACCGTTATAACCACACCTTCTGCTTCGAGAAGTTCCCCATGGAGGGCTGGGTGGCCTGGATGAACCTCTACCGGGTCTTCGTGGGCTTCCTCTTCCCCTGGGCCCTCATGCTGCTGTCCTACCGCGGCATCCTGCGGGCCGTGCGGGGCAGCGTGTCCACCGAGCGCCAGGAGAAGGTCAAGATCAAGAGGCTGGCCCTCAGCCTCATCGCCATCGTGCTGGTCTGCTTCGCGCCCTACCACGTGCTCCTGCTGTCGCGGAGCGCTGTCTACCTGCGCCGCCCCCGGGACTGTGGCTTCGAGGAGCGAGTCTTCTCGGCGTATCACAGCTCGCTGGCCTTCACCAGCCTCAACTGCGTGGCTGATCCCATCCTCTACTGCCTCGTCAACGAGGGCGCCCGCAGTGACGTGGCCAAGGGCCTGCACCACCTGCTCCGCTTTCTGGCCAGCGACAAGCCCCAGGAGATGGCCAACGCCTCGCTCACGCTGGAGACCCCGCTCACTTCCAAGAGGAACAGCATGGCCAAAGCCATGGCAGCCGGCTGGGGGGCAGCTCTGCCCACCCAAGGGGACCAGGTGCAGCTGAAGATGCTGCCGCCGGCACAGTGA